One genomic window of Manihot esculenta cultivar AM560-2 chromosome 16, M.esculenta_v8, whole genome shotgun sequence includes the following:
- the LOC110603715 gene encoding protein FAM32A-like — protein MSAYENVVGGRLRLKGKPLDVKTGGISKKKKKQHHYHDQRQPGGNNSSSTEHGEETNETDKDDENGEAAKYDDYLTPAERRYLQQWENIDLQRISKVASKSHRDRIQEFNQYLANLSEHYDIPKVGPG, from the exons ATGTCGGCGTATGAGAACGTGGTCGGTGGGAGGCTGAGGCTGAAGGGGAAGCCACTGGATGTGAAAACAGGTGGCATTtctaagaagaaaaagaagcagcaTCATTATCATGATCAACGCCAACCAG GTGGAAATAACTCATCATCAACAGAGCATGGTGAGGAAACAAATGAGACAGACAAAGATGATGAAAATggtgaggctgccaagtatgaTGACTATCTTACACCAGCTGAGAGGCGGTATCTTCAGCAGTGGGAGAACATTGATCTCCAAAGGATTAGTAAGGTGGCTAGTAAATCACACCGTGATCGGATTCAGGAATTCAACCAATATCTGGCTAACCTAAGTGAGCATTATGACATTCCTAAAGTGGGGCCTGGTTAG
- the LOC110603712 gene encoding cryptochrome DASH, chloroplastic/mitochondrial isoform X2, producing the protein MVILHSAMSSLPLKKLIQPSKPISALTHPIPTTQAKLSIHFQIMNPNASSSSIHTYQVPALDSDQMCRIADQTFDRYSSNAVKRKGKGTAIVWFRNDLRILDNEALFKAWASSEAVLPVYCVDPRLFGSTYYFGFPKTGALRAQFIIECLADLKKNLMKRGLNLLIRHGKPEEIIPSLVQGFAAHTVYAQKETCSEEVDVERLVKKALLQVKLPPSPEKPTSHHSTNCPKLQLVWGSTMYHMDDLPFSTNSIPDVYTQFRKSIEAKCAIRRCVKIPTSLLPTPSVEDWGCVPSIDLLGIQSQKVNKGMKFLGGETAALSRVFEYFWKKDLLKTYKETRNGMLGPDYSTKFSPWLASGSLSPRFIYEEVIRYEKERQANDSTYWVLFELIWRDYFRFLSIKYGNSIFHLGGPRKVEKRWSQEQRLFESWRDGCTGYPLIDANMKEVSTTGFMSNRGRQIVCSFLVRDMGIDWRMGAEWFETCLLDYDPCSNYGNWTYGAGTNL; encoded by the exons ATGGTCATCCTCCACTCTGCAATGTCTTCTCTTCCCCTGAAGAAACTAATACAGCCATCAAAACCCATTTCAGCTCTTACACATCCAATTCCAACCACCCAAGCAAAGCTCTCTATTCACTTTCAAATCATGAATCCCAATGCAAGCTCTTCGTCTATCCACACCTACCAAGTTCCAGCTCTGGACTCCGATCAAATGTGCCGCATTGCGGATCAGACCTTTGATAGATACTCTTCGAACGCGGTCAAGAGGAAAGGTAAAGGGACTGCCATTGTTTGGTTCAGGAACGATCTGAGAATATTGGACAATGAGGCTTTGTTCAAGGCTTGGGCTTCGTCCGAGGCGGTTTTGCCTGTGTATTGTGTGGATCCTCGACTTTTTGGAAGTACTTATTATTTTGGCTTCCCTAAAACTGGAG CTTTGAGAGCCCAATTTATCATCGAGTGTTTGGCTGACTTGAAGAAAAATTTGATGAAGAGGGGACTCAACCTGCTTATTCGACATGGCAAACCTGAGGAAATTATCCCTTCTCTTGTTCAAGGTTTTGCAGCTCACACA GTATATGCGCAAAAAGAAACATGCAGTGAGGAGGTAGATGTTGAGAGATTAGTCAAAAAAGCACTACTGCAAGTAAAGTTACCACCTTCACCAGAGAAACCAACCAGCCACCACTCTACTAATTGTCCTAAGCTACAACTTGTTTGGGGCAGCACTATGTACCACATGGATGATCTCCCTTTCTCTACCAATTCTATACCGGATGTGTATACTCAGTTTCGTAAG TCCATTGAAGCAAAATGTGCCATCCGACGCTGCGTGAAAATTCCAACTTCTCTTCTACCAACGCCCAGTGTTGAAGACTGGGGATGTGTTCCATCAATTGATCTGCTTGGAATTCAATCACAAAAG GTGAACAAAGGAATGAAGTTTCTGGGAGGTGAAACTGCTGCATTGAGTAGGGTTTTTGAGTATTTCTGGAAGAAG GATTTGCTGAAAACATACAAGGAGACAAGAAATGGGATGTTGGGACCTGATTACTCAACCAAATTCTCTCCATGGCTAGCTTCAGGAAGCCTTTCTCCTCGTTTCATATATGAAGAG GTAATTAGATATGAAAAGGAAAGGCAAGCAAATGATTCAACATACTG GGTTTTGTTTGAATTGATTTGGAGGGATTACTTCAGGTTTCTCTCAATCAAATATGGAAATTCAATTTTCCATTTAG GCGGCCCGCGGAAAGTGGAGAAAAGATGGAGTCAAGAGCAGAGGTTGTTTGAATCTTGGAGAGATGGTTGTACGGG GTACCCTCTCATAGATGCCAACATGAAGGAAGTTTCCACCACGGGGTTCATGTCAAATCGAGGACGACAG ATTGTATGTTCCTTTCTGGTTCGAGATATGGGCATTGACTGGCGTATGGGGGCTGAATGGTTTGAGACATGCCTCTTGGATTATGACCCCTGTTCCAATTATGGGAATTGGACCTATGGTGCAG gCACAAACCTATGA
- the LOC110603712 gene encoding cryptochrome DASH, chloroplastic/mitochondrial isoform X1, translated as MVILHSAMSSLPLKKLIQPSKPISALTHPIPTTQAKLSIHFQIMNPNASSSSIHTYQVPALDSDQMCRIADQTFDRYSSNAVKRKGKGTAIVWFRNDLRILDNEALFKAWASSEAVLPVYCVDPRLFGSTYYFGFPKTGALRAQFIIECLADLKKNLMKRGLNLLIRHGKPEEIIPSLVQGFAAHTVYAQKETCSEEVDVERLVKKALLQVKLPPSPEKPTSHHSTNCPKLQLVWGSTMYHMDDLPFSTNSIPDVYTQFRKSIEAKCAIRRCVKIPTSLLPTPSVEDWGCVPSIDLLGIQSQKVNKGMKFLGGETAALSRVFEYFWKKDLLKTYKETRNGMLGPDYSTKFSPWLASGSLSPRFIYEEVIRYEKERQANDSTYWVLFELIWRDYFRFLSIKYGNSIFHLGGPRKVEKRWSQEQRLFESWRDGCTGYPLIDANMKEVSTTGFMSNRGRQIVCSFLVRDMGIDWRMGAEWFETCLLDYDPCSNYGNWTYGAGVGNDPREDRYFSIPKQAQTYDPEGEYVAYWLPELQKLQKDKRHFPGNSYIEQIVPLKFGTPKKHNGQGTAFAEKQTKGFKRLERKKK; from the exons ATGGTCATCCTCCACTCTGCAATGTCTTCTCTTCCCCTGAAGAAACTAATACAGCCATCAAAACCCATTTCAGCTCTTACACATCCAATTCCAACCACCCAAGCAAAGCTCTCTATTCACTTTCAAATCATGAATCCCAATGCAAGCTCTTCGTCTATCCACACCTACCAAGTTCCAGCTCTGGACTCCGATCAAATGTGCCGCATTGCGGATCAGACCTTTGATAGATACTCTTCGAACGCGGTCAAGAGGAAAGGTAAAGGGACTGCCATTGTTTGGTTCAGGAACGATCTGAGAATATTGGACAATGAGGCTTTGTTCAAGGCTTGGGCTTCGTCCGAGGCGGTTTTGCCTGTGTATTGTGTGGATCCTCGACTTTTTGGAAGTACTTATTATTTTGGCTTCCCTAAAACTGGAG CTTTGAGAGCCCAATTTATCATCGAGTGTTTGGCTGACTTGAAGAAAAATTTGATGAAGAGGGGACTCAACCTGCTTATTCGACATGGCAAACCTGAGGAAATTATCCCTTCTCTTGTTCAAGGTTTTGCAGCTCACACA GTATATGCGCAAAAAGAAACATGCAGTGAGGAGGTAGATGTTGAGAGATTAGTCAAAAAAGCACTACTGCAAGTAAAGTTACCACCTTCACCAGAGAAACCAACCAGCCACCACTCTACTAATTGTCCTAAGCTACAACTTGTTTGGGGCAGCACTATGTACCACATGGATGATCTCCCTTTCTCTACCAATTCTATACCGGATGTGTATACTCAGTTTCGTAAG TCCATTGAAGCAAAATGTGCCATCCGACGCTGCGTGAAAATTCCAACTTCTCTTCTACCAACGCCCAGTGTTGAAGACTGGGGATGTGTTCCATCAATTGATCTGCTTGGAATTCAATCACAAAAG GTGAACAAAGGAATGAAGTTTCTGGGAGGTGAAACTGCTGCATTGAGTAGGGTTTTTGAGTATTTCTGGAAGAAG GATTTGCTGAAAACATACAAGGAGACAAGAAATGGGATGTTGGGACCTGATTACTCAACCAAATTCTCTCCATGGCTAGCTTCAGGAAGCCTTTCTCCTCGTTTCATATATGAAGAG GTAATTAGATATGAAAAGGAAAGGCAAGCAAATGATTCAACATACTG GGTTTTGTTTGAATTGATTTGGAGGGATTACTTCAGGTTTCTCTCAATCAAATATGGAAATTCAATTTTCCATTTAG GCGGCCCGCGGAAAGTGGAGAAAAGATGGAGTCAAGAGCAGAGGTTGTTTGAATCTTGGAGAGATGGTTGTACGGG GTACCCTCTCATAGATGCCAACATGAAGGAAGTTTCCACCACGGGGTTCATGTCAAATCGAGGACGACAG ATTGTATGTTCCTTTCTGGTTCGAGATATGGGCATTGACTGGCGTATGGGGGCTGAATGGTTTGAGACATGCCTCTTGGATTATGACCCCTGTTCCAATTATGGGAATTGGACCTATGGTGCAG GAGTTGGAAATGACCCTAGGGAAGATCGTTATTTCAGCATTCCAAAGCAA gCACAAACCTATGATCCTGAAGGTGAATATGTTGCATACTGGTTGCCGGAGCTGCAAAAGCTTCAGAAAGATAAGAGACACTTTCCTGGAAACTCATATATTGAGCAAATTGTACCACTTAAATTTGGGACCCCAAAGAAGCACAATGGTCAAGGGACAGCCTTTGCTGAAAAACAAACAAAGGGATTTAAGAGAttggaaaggaagaaaaaataa